Proteins co-encoded in one Candidatus Thiodictyon syntrophicum genomic window:
- a CDS encoding SDR family oxidoreductase, which yields MTPPDPQADFRPGTERSVLITGCSSGIGYTCAHGLARRGWRVIASARRTEDVMRLQGEGLTAVRLDLDDPDSIAQALAQTLDLTGGTLDALFNNAAFGLPGAVEDLTRAALRAQLETNVLGWHDLTCRVIPIMRRQGYGRIVQNSSILGLMALPYRGAYVASKFALEGLTDTLRLELAGSGIAVCLIEPGPILSRFRENAHRAFKAHIDTEHSVHRDAYRQAEARLTKEGAALPFTLPPEAVLKRLIHALESRRPHPRYYVTFPTHLFGVLRRVLGTRALDWVLRRISGGGAR from the coding sequence ATGACGCCGCCTGATCCCCAAGCCGATTTCCGCCCAGGCACCGAGCGCTCGGTGCTCATCACCGGCTGCTCCAGCGGCATCGGCTACACCTGCGCCCACGGGCTCGCCCGGCGCGGCTGGCGGGTCATCGCCTCCGCCCGCCGGACTGAAGACGTGATGCGGCTCCAGGGCGAGGGACTGACGGCGGTGCGGCTGGATCTGGACGACCCGGACTCGATCGCCCAGGCCCTGGCGCAGACCCTCGACCTCACCGGCGGGACCCTGGACGCGCTCTTCAACAACGCCGCCTTCGGCCTGCCGGGCGCGGTCGAGGACCTGACCCGGGCGGCCCTGCGCGCCCAACTGGAGACCAACGTGCTCGGCTGGCACGACCTCACCTGTCGGGTCATCCCCATCATGCGCCGTCAGGGGTACGGGCGCATCGTCCAGAACAGCTCCATCCTGGGCCTGATGGCCCTACCCTACCGGGGCGCCTATGTGGCGAGCAAGTTCGCGCTGGAGGGACTGACCGACACCCTACGCCTGGAACTGGCCGGCAGCGGCATCGCGGTTTGCCTGATCGAACCCGGCCCCATCCTCTCGCGCTTCCGGGAGAATGCCCACCGTGCCTTCAAGGCCCACATCGACACCGAGCACAGCGTCCATCGGGACGCCTACCGCCAGGCCGAGGCGCGGCTCACCAAGGAGGGCGCGGCCCTGCCCTTCACCCTGCCGCCGGAGGCGGTGCTGAAGCGGCTCATTCACGCCCTGGAGAGCCGGCGCCCCCACCCGCGCTATTACGTGACCTTCCCCACCCACCTGTTCGGCGTCCTGCGCCGCGTGCTCGGCACCCGGGCCCTGGACTGGGTGCTGCGGCGCATCTCCGGCGGAGGGGCACGGTGA